The genomic DNA ATAAATTGAACAATTTCTGATATATTGCTTTGATTATACAACTATTCGGCAGCGGGGCACAATTGTACCGTTTTAGACGGTTTTGAACACTGATTAAAGGACACCTCAGGCCGGCTGAGCTGTTTGATTAACCGTGCCGCAGTGGGGGCAACGCACGGTAGGGGCCTTATAATCAGGAGGCAGGCGCAGGGTGGTGCCGCAGTTTTTACAATCCAATTTCCGGTAATTGCTGATACCGAAAAGCAGGTTCTGAGTTTCCCGGGTGCGGGCTAGTTTGTCCGGCTCCCCGACCGCGCCTTCCAGCGATGGTTCCCGGACGGCCAGCGGCTGTTCCCCGACCAGAGCGGAACCCGGGATGATTTTATGATGGGCTACTTCCTCAGCTGCTTTTTCATAAGCCTGATAGGAAATCCCGCCGCCCATCTTGCGTAGAATTTTGACCCGCTCTGAAATAGGCGGATGGGTGCTGGTCAGATCCGCCGCCTTGCGGCCATGCTCCCTGAACGGATTAACCGTGTACATGGGCGCAGTGGCCTGATTAGCCGCCTTAACCTGATTAGTGGAAGCGCCCAGTTTTTCCAGCGCCGAAGCCAGGCCTTCCGGATAACGGGTGTATAACGCCGCTGAGGCATCGGCCAGATATTCACGCCGGCGCGAAACAGCAAAGTATATCAATTGAGCGAAGATAGGAGCCAGAATGATAAAGACCAGGCCGACGATAGCGATGATAGCCCCGCCGCCCCCGCCGGAGTCATTAGAACGCCGGGAACCGCCGCCGCCGGTAAAGAACATCATGCGGCTGAAGTAGTAAGACAAAAGCACGATGGTGCCCAACAGCACCGCGGTCAGCGACATCAGCAGGACATCGCGGTTTTTCACATGCGCCATCTCATGGGCGATAACCCCTTGCAGCTCATCGCGGTTCAGTTTCTGCAACAGCCCGGAGGTGATGGCTACGGCCGCCTTTTCCGGATCACGCCCGGTGGCGAAGGCGTTAAGCGCCGGGTCGTCAATTATGTAAACATCCGGCATTTTGGGTAAGCCGCAAGCGATGGTCATCTCTTCCACCACGTTAAAGAGACGCGGGTGATCTTTTTTCTCAATCTTTTTGGCACCGGCGGTGGCCAGGAGGATGCTGTCACCCTGAAAATAACCGACGAGGGTCATGACAATCCAGACCACGGCGGCGACGGCAACCCCGGCATAAGCACTATTAAAGAAATAGACGCCGATGCCATATCCGACGGCGACCAGTAAAGCCCCCATGCCGATGACTAATAGAATACTTCGGTTGCGATTGGCATTGATCTGTTCCCACATGGATCAGCCCAAAACCCCGCTGCCACAATATCTAAATTCCAATATCCAAGTCCTAAACAATCTCAAAATACAAAACCCGGTAAAACCGGCCGGTACTAGTTGAAGCTGACCTTGGGCGCATTGCGCTCGGCTTCAACCTTGACCTCAAAGAACTCGCTCATCACAAAGCTGAACATGCCGGCAATGATGTTGGATGGGAACATCTGGATCTTGTTGTTGTAACCCAGCACGGAATCATTGTAGAACTGCCGGGAAAAGGAAATCTTGTTTTCTGTGGATGACAGTTCTTCCTGCAAAGCCAAGAAGTTTTGATTGGCCTTCAGGTCGGGATAGGCCTCAGCTACCGCCAGCAGGCGGGACAGCACGGCGGAAAGCTCACCTTCCGCCTGAGCCCGGACATTAGGCGCGGATGACGATACCTGCTGAGCCAGATTGCGGGCTTTGGTGACGTTTTCAAAGACTTCACGTTCATGCTTGGCGTAGCCCTTGACCGTTTCCACCAAATTGGGGATGAGGTCATAACGCCGTTTAAGCTGGACATCAATCTGCGCCCAGGTATTTTTGACCTGGTTGCGCAGGCGCACCAAACCATTGTAGATGCCTATGAGCGCCAGCACCAGCAGTACAATGACCACCAGGATGACTATCAGGACGATTTCCATAGTGTTGTTTCCTCCGTTTTAATCGGCCGCATCGGCCTTAAGGGCTTCGCGTAAAAATGACATCATGCCGCCGGCGGGCGAATTATCTGTTACCGGCAATTGATTAAGTACCTGATGCAACTCCCCGCCGTCAAACCAAAGACCGTCTTCCCGAACGACGCAGGCGTCTATAACCACTTCCGGGGCGGTACCGATCTTCTCCTTGCGCATCGTCTGCCGACAGATAGGGCACCGGCGTTTGGCTTCTTTGACGGTGGCCTCCCGGCGATGAAAAAAGGCTTCCAGACAAACCGTTGTGTCAACCGGGCAGCTTCTTTCCACAATCAGTTCCAGTTCACCCCGATCCAGCCATACGCCGCGGCATTCCGGGCAATAGTCAACGGCGATCTGATCATGTTCAACAACGATCATCGGCGAGTGGTCTTTTGGACAGTTCATGCTGATTTAAGTTTAGGCCCAAGAGTCGACGGTGTCAATATCATCACACAGGATATAACGCCAGCGCGCTTCAAAGGTTAGAGACGCCCGCCGACTGCCCTACTGAAAGAAATCCTTGATGGTATCAAATTGAGACGGTAATAACGACAAAATAAATGGGAATTTATCCAGCAGGAAGCCGGCCATAAAGGAATCCGTCAGGGCATCGCCGCCGAAAAATTTAGCCCAGGCAGCCAAAGCCGCCCCGATGATAAACACGCCCATCAACAGAGCAAAGACGGCACCGCCCAGCCGGTTGACCCAGCCCAGAAAAACGATGGAAGCCAGCCTGGTCAATATGCCGGCAATGACGGCAAAAATAATCCAGACGGCCAGGATAATGGCAACATAGGCCACAATATTGGCCCAATCCGGATTGGAAATAAAACTGAACAGGCTGCCGGCCAAACTCTCATGGAACCGTCCGGCTAACACTACACCGACAATCAGCCCCAGTAGACCGGCCAGCGACTTGATAAGCCCCTGAGTCAACCCCCGGAATACCAGCAGTGCCAGAATAACCAATATGACGATATCTAACCAGTTCATGAAACCATTAAATCACCTTTTTACGGCTGACGCAATACCCTGTTTTACCATATGGAGATTTTTAGCTATAATAGGTGTTACCAATTTGGCGAGAGGTTAAAAAAAGAAAAATGGCTTTCAAAATTACCGAGGAATGCATCAGTTGCGGCGCCTGCGAACCGGAATGCCCCAACAACGCCATCACCGAGGGAGAAACTGTTTACGTCATTGACCCGGTCAGGTGCACCGAGTGCGTTGGTTCTTTTTCCACCAAGCAGTGCGCCGATATCTGCCCGGTTGATTCTTGTGTTCCTGACGAGGCCAATCAGGAATCTCACGAAGCGCTGCTGGAACGGTGGCGCGGCCTCCACCCCGGCGAAGAACCCAAGGTATAAATCAAAGAACAATCAAGTTCAAGAACAGGCGGCCGATATCGGCCGCCTGTTCTTGAACTTGATTCGCCGGAAAATCTAATCCTCGTTTAGCCGTTGTGTTATAATCCATCTTCGCATGGGGCTGTAGCTCAGTTGGGAGAGCATTGCGTTCGCATCGCAAGGGTCAGGGGTTCGAATCCCCTCAGCTCCACCACCATATTTAACGATATCTAGAAACACCTTCTCCCAGTCTGTTCCATCAACACGATAATAATTGTAAACGTCAATACCACCTCAGAACCGAGTTTTACCCCTGACTATTTGGTAAAACTCTTCAGAAACGGCCTACGCTCTGCCACAGAGTCCTCTTCAGATCTAAAAAAGCCGGTTATGATTTCACAGTGTTGATTTAACGATTATTCAGCAATGGCCAACTTCATAAGAGCGTTGACTGCCGCCGCCGCCAAGTTGCTACCGCCTCGGGTGCCGCGAACGGTGATATAAGGGACGTTGCGCTTTACCAGTGCCTCTTTGGACTCCTTGGCCTGGACGAAGCCAACCGGCATCCCGATCACCAAGGCGGGGCGAATTTGGCCGGCGTCAACGAGTTCCAGCAACGCATACAGAGCGGTAGGTGCGTTACCGATGGCCACAATCGCGCCATCAATTCGGTCGGCGAGCCTTTTAATAGCTACGGCGCTCCGGGTCTGATTAGTCGCACTGGCTTCATCGGCCAGATCTTTCTCATCCAGAGCACAAATGACCTGAACCCCTAACTTCTCCGCGTTCGCCCGGTTAATCCCCACTCCGACCATGCGAACATCGGTAAATACGCCCTTACCGGCACGGAAGGCGGAGATGCCTGAATCCACTGCGTTAGCAGTCATCTGGATTTTGCTAGCCAATGGTATTTCGCCGGAGGCGTGAATCAGCCTTTTGACTACTTCTCTTTCGGATCGGTTGAAGGACAGTTCCGGGAGGTTTGCTTCAATAATCTCCATGGACAAAGCCTCGATCTCTTCCGGGCGGTTGGCTTTTGCTGATTCATCAAAATGCGGTAACAACTCCGGAACGGCCGCGCCCAGTCTTTCAGCAACGAGTTCAATCAGGCTTTCTGCCCGGTCCAAAGTACCGGCCAACTTTAGTTTGAAATCCGGGTATTCTTTACTGATATCATCTATCATCATCGGGATGTCGTGGCTAACATGTTGGCCACTATATAGGAAGTACGGCATGATTACGACGTTCCGGACTCCCTCTTGATAAAGGGCGGAGGCTGATTCGGCCAGGGTAGGGTGATTGAACTGCATCGCCGCCCAACGGATTTCGATGCCCGGCGCCAGGTAACGTTTCAGGCGCGAACATAATCCCGTCATGATAGAAATAACGCTATCGGCCTTTGGGCTGCCGTGGGATAGAATTATTACTGCAGACTGGCTTTGTTTGACAGGCATCATTATCCTCCTGAGATTTTGCTACTGGATATCTCCAGCGTATCTTCATTGATGTGAAAATATTACCATTAAAGTCCTTGACAATCAACTACAGATGATATAAATTAAGTTCAATTGAATAACCCAACAATCTAAGGTAGCTCGAGAATCGGGCGTACAGGTGTAAGTCCGGTGAATAGTCCGGCACAGTCCCGCCTGCTGTAACCGGTAATTAAACGACCGGAAGTCAGAACCCTGGCCTTAGGTTAGATGGGCGCATCCGCGGAAGAAGGATAGTGCCAGTTTATTATTGACGCTGACCCTTCGGCCGCCGGCTAAAGGGTTTTTCTTTTTGTAAAGATACAGTCTCAAAAGGAGGAGAAGATGATACAAAACCGAGTTAACCCTGTACCGACCAAAATTTCCGATAAAAACCGGAAGTCTGTTATTCAAGGGGCACTCACTACCGTAGCTCTTTTATTTCTCGCTCCTAAGCAAATTTCTGCAATGCATATTGCCGAAGGTCTCCTACCTGCAGCCTGGGCAATCGGCTGGTATATCCTGGCTTTACCTTTCCTGATTGTCGGCGTCCGGATGATCTCAACCCGGGTTAAAGAAGACCGCAGAATACTGCCGTTATTGGGTTTGGTCGGGGCCGTTGTTTTTTTGATCTCAATATTCCCCATCCCAGTACCCGTCGCCGGAACATCCTCTCACCCCTGCGGCACGCCTTTGGGTGCCATTTTGCTGGGACCGTTCATCAGCACCGTGCTGGGCGCCATTGCCCTGCTGTTCCAAGCACTTTTCCTGTCCCACGGCGGTCTTAGTACGCTGGGTGCCAACATCATCTCAATGGCGGTAGTCGGTTCTTTTGTTGGTTTCGGGGTTTTCTGGCTCACCAGGCGTTTCGGGGCTAGCTTATTTTTGGCTGCTTTTGCTGCCGGCATTATAGGCGACTGGGCAACGTACACCATGACCTCATTGGAACTAGCCTCCGGACTTTCTGTTGGCAATTTCGGTGAACTATGGCGGACTTTGATTATTGGCTACGCCCCAACTCAATTGCCCCTTGGTGTCATTGAAGGCCTGTTTACCGCAGCAGTGGTGGTAGCTATTGCACAGCGTCGCCCGGAATTGTTGTCAAATTTCTTTGCCCCCAAGAAAACCGCCTTTCAAGGAGCAACACCGTGAAATCTAATAATATATTCATCAACGTTATGATCATTCTGCTGGCGGTCGCTGCCGTCGCCGGCACCTTTTACCTGGCGGATAATAATCCCGCCAAGGAGGAAGGCGTTATCAACGATGCCACCGATGTGCTGGCCAGTGGTGCCGCAACCGAGGCTGGGCGGGAAGCCCGAGATCCGATAATCAATACCGAACAAGGTAATATGCTGGTCTTTTTCTTCACGTTGGGCGGTCTTGTCGCAGGCGGATTAGTCGGTTTCAACTGGCGCAGGCTAATGACCGGCAACGAGAACCCAAAATCATCCGCAACCGGACGAGTCGGGATTCTGGCGGGATTTATTCTTGTCGGTGCTTGGATTATCCTAGCCGCTTTCGAAGCTTTTTCCGGCAACCCAATCTTCAATCCAGAATTGGGTGATGTGGTGCTCTTCATCTTCATCTCTTCCGGGTCCGTCATTGGCATCATAGCCGGCTATCAATACCAGAAGTACGCTGTTGTTAAAAACGGCCGCGCTGGAACTCAACTAATTGGCTGATTTCCATATTCTAGAAGCTGCAGCCGCCAGCGACAGTCGCCTGAGCAGGTTTGACGCTCGGTTGAAGGTGATTATCGTTATCGTTGCCATCACTGTAAACCTGTTCAGCCTCAATATTTTGGCACCCCTGTTAGTAGCTGGAATCAGCTTAGGCAGCCTTACGGTTTCCGGTATTCCCCTCAGGCTGATCCGCTTGAGGCTGGGGTTGCCTATTGTGATGGCCGTGATAATCTTTCTGACCCAGCTTTTTCTTTATGGAGAGTCGGTCATCGGTAAGATTGATGTTTTAGGGTTGACTTTGTCGATGTATTCTGAAGGTTTGGACCGTGGGTTGCTGATCATTGGGCGGGTAATTGGTGGCGCAGCTCTTGTTGTGTGGCTGAGCCTATCCACACCGGTAGAACAGCTTATAGGAGCCAGTCGCTGGTTCCGGATACCCAAAATCATCGTCGAGATCATGGCACTTATGTACCGTTTCATTTTCGTCCTCCTTGAGGAGGTCATCGCCATTCGTCAAGCACAGCATTTGCGCCTGGGTTATACCCGCTGGCGCACCGGCATTAAATCGATTTCCATCCTGGCAGCAAATTTGTTTTTTCGGGCTTATGATCGTGCCGACAAAGTCTTTGAGGCAATGAGTCTGCGAGGTTATTCCGGTAACTTGGTTTCAGTTAATAAACGCGTGCTTTCAACCATTGACTATGTATGGCTCAGTCTGGCACTATCGCTCCTTATCGCAATTTATTTCATTGGCAGGGTCGCGCTTTGATAAATCTAGATCACGTTTCCTTCCGCTATCCCGATGGCACCCGGGCATTGAAAGACATTTCGTTAGAAATTCCGACTGGCCAGTTCTGGGCTTTGCTGGGCGCCAACGGTTGCGGTAAAACTACGCTGCAAAAGCTACTGGTTGGTCTTTTCAAACCGACAACGGGTTCCATTTTGCGTGATGGCCGGGATCTGAATAAGATCAAGGACACGGAACGTTTCTCTCAAATTAACCTTGTCTTTCAGGACCCCAATGACCAGCTGTTTGCCACGACCGTCGCCCAGGACGTCGCTTTTGGCCCCGTCAATCTCGGACTTTCATCGCTTGAAGTTGAATCACGAACCCGGGAAGCACTAGCCGAGGTTGGCTTGACCGGTCTGGAAGATCGGCCGATTCATACGTTATCCTACGGGCAGAAGCGACGGGCTGCCCTGGCTGGCGTCCTGGCGATGCGCCCGGCGGTCATCCTGCTTGATGAGCCTACCAGTGGGCTTGACCCCAAAGGCATATCCGCCATTATGCATTTACTACGCAAGGTAAACCGCGATAAAGGTACCAGCATTGTCGTCGCCACCCATGATGTTGACCTGGTTCCCTTGTTCTGTGACAAGGTCGCCATTTTAAAATCTGGCGAACTGTTGTCTTGCGGGCAACCGGAAGATGTATTTGCCGATGAAAAACTCACTCGGTCTGCCGGGTTACGGTTGCCCCGTATCGCTCACCTTATGGAAATACTGGAGAAAGAAGATGGCTTATCCTTCACCCGCCGCCCGCTGACTATCGTTGCC from Dehalogenimonas sp. W includes the following:
- a CDS encoding ATP-binding cassette domain-containing protein; protein product: MINLDHVSFRYPDGTRALKDISLEIPTGQFWALLGANGCGKTTLQKLLVGLFKPTTGSILRDGRDLNKIKDTERFSQINLVFQDPNDQLFATTVAQDVAFGPVNLGLSSLEVESRTREALAEVGLTGLEDRPIHTLSYGQKRRAALAGVLAMRPAVILLDEPTSGLDPKGISAIMHLLRKVNRDKGTSIVVATHDVDLVPLFCDKVAILKSGELLSCGQPEDVFADEKLTRSAGLRLPRIAHLMEILEKEDGLSFTRRPLTIVAARQELKEVIRKAADNK
- a CDS encoding zf-TFIIB domain-containing protein, which encodes MNCPKDHSPMIVVEHDQIAVDYCPECRGVWLDRGELELIVERSCPVDTTVCLEAFFHRREATVKEAKRRCPICRQTMRKEKIGTAPEVVIDACVVREDGLWFDGGELHQVLNQLPVTDNSPAGGMMSFLREALKADAAD
- the cbiQ gene encoding cobalt ECF transporter T component CbiQ, which translates into the protein MADFHILEAAAASDSRLSRFDARLKVIIVIVAITVNLFSLNILAPLLVAGISLGSLTVSGIPLRLIRLRLGLPIVMAVIIFLTQLFLYGESVIGKIDVLGLTLSMYSEGLDRGLLIIGRVIGGAALVVWLSLSTPVEQLIGASRWFRIPKIIVEIMALMYRFIFVLLEEVIAIRQAQHLRLGYTRWRTGIKSISILAANLFFRAYDRADKVFEAMSLRGYSGNLVSVNKRVLSTIDYVWLSLALSLLIAIYFIGRVAL
- a CDS encoding YfhL family 4Fe-4S dicluster ferredoxin; translated protein: MAFKITEECISCGACEPECPNNAITEGETVYVIDPVRCTECVGSFSTKQCADICPVDSCVPDEANQESHEALLERWRGLHPGEEPKV
- a CDS encoding precorrin-8X methylmutase; translation: MPVKQSQSAVIILSHGSPKADSVISIMTGLCSRLKRYLAPGIEIRWAAMQFNHPTLAESASALYQEGVRNVVIMPYFLYSGQHVSHDIPMMIDDISKEYPDFKLKLAGTLDRAESLIELVAERLGAAVPELLPHFDESAKANRPEEIEALSMEIIEANLPELSFNRSEREVVKRLIHASGEIPLASKIQMTANAVDSGISAFRAGKGVFTDVRMVGVGINRANAEKLGVQVICALDEKDLADEASATNQTRSAVAIKRLADRIDGAIVAIGNAPTALYALLELVDAGQIRPALVIGMPVGFVQAKESKEALVKRNVPYITVRGTRGGSNLAAAAVNALMKLAIAE
- a CDS encoding LemA family protein — encoded protein: MEIVLIVILVVIVLLVLALIGIYNGLVRLRNQVKNTWAQIDVQLKRRYDLIPNLVETVKGYAKHEREVFENVTKARNLAQQVSSSAPNVRAQAEGELSAVLSRLLAVAEAYPDLKANQNFLALQEELSSTENKISFSRQFYNDSVLGYNNKIQMFPSNIIAGMFSFVMSEFFEVKVEAERNAPKVSFN
- a CDS encoding M48 family metalloprotease; the protein is MWEQINANRNRSILLVIGMGALLVAVGYGIGVYFFNSAYAGVAVAAVVWIVMTLVGYFQGDSILLATAGAKKIEKKDHPRLFNVVEEMTIACGLPKMPDVYIIDDPALNAFATGRDPEKAAVAITSGLLQKLNRDELQGVIAHEMAHVKNRDVLLMSLTAVLLGTIVLLSYYFSRMMFFTGGGGSRRSNDSGGGGGAIIAIVGLVFIILAPIFAQLIYFAVSRRREYLADASAALYTRYPEGLASALEKLGASTNQVKAANQATAPMYTVNPFREHGRKAADLTSTHPPISERVKILRKMGGGISYQAYEKAAEEVAHHKIIPGSALVGEQPLAVREPSLEGAVGEPDKLARTRETQNLLFGISNYRKLDCKNCGTTLRLPPDYKAPTVRCPHCGTVNQTAQPA
- a CDS encoding CvpA family protein, with product MNWLDIVILVILALLVFRGLTQGLIKSLAGLLGLIVGVVLAGRFHESLAGSLFSFISNPDWANIVAYVAIILAVWIIFAVIAGILTRLASIVFLGWVNRLGGAVFALLMGVFIIGAALAAWAKFFGGDALTDSFMAGFLLDKFPFILSLLPSQFDTIKDFFQ
- a CDS encoding energy-coupling factor ABC transporter permease, producing the protein MIQNRVNPVPTKISDKNRKSVIQGALTTVALLFLAPKQISAMHIAEGLLPAAWAIGWYILALPFLIVGVRMISTRVKEDRRILPLLGLVGAVVFLISIFPIPVPVAGTSSHPCGTPLGAILLGPFISTVLGAIALLFQALFLSHGGLSTLGANIISMAVVGSFVGFGVFWLTRRFGASLFLAAFAAGIIGDWATYTMTSLELASGLSVGNFGELWRTLIIGYAPTQLPLGVIEGLFTAAVVVAIAQRRPELLSNFFAPKKTAFQGATP